Proteins from one Triticum aestivum cultivar Chinese Spring chromosome 7A, IWGSC CS RefSeq v2.1, whole genome shotgun sequence genomic window:
- the LOC123149463 gene encoding dolichyl-diphosphooligosaccharide--protein glycosyltransferase subunit DAD2 — MPKAAGDAKLLIQSLTKAYATTPTNLKIIDLYVVFAVATALVQVVYMGIVGSFPFNSFLSGVLSCIGTAVLGVCLRIQVNKDNKEFKDLPPERAFADFVLCNLVLHLVIMNFLG, encoded by the exons ATGCCGAAGGCCGCGGGGGATGCCAAGCTCCTGATCCAGTCCCTCACCAAGGCCTACGCCACCACGCCCACGAATCTCAAG ATCATTGACCTGTACGTGGTTTTCGCGGTCGCCACTGCCCTGGTTCAG GTCGTTTACATGGGAATAGTTGGGTCATTCCCCTTCAACTCTTTCCTGTCTGGTGTCCTGTCATGCATTGGAACTGCAGTGCTTGGTG TTTGCCTCCGTATTCAAGTCAACAAGGACAACAAGGAATTCAAG GATCTTCCCCCGGAGAGGGCCTTTGCTGATTTCGTCCTGTGCAATCTGGTGCTCCACCTGGTGATCATGAACTTCCTTGGATGA
- the LOC123149462 gene encoding uncharacterized protein yields the protein MPGDASSPTSTAAAALAQAEADLSAGRLRAAQRQARRAARLDPGSAVASVLLAATSVLLADAGSPRATLLLPEDPKSSLASDPDAIRRHYKSLSRSLRPGDGACSYPAAAAAAQEALRRAADAYAALKEEREAPPPPPTFWTACAGCRLLHEFDRQYVGFRLTCPSCRRSFLAAEVPPPPPPKKHKPEKTLAEMQLQLAKRKGKDQRAAQSSSSDDSDEQSELEVPEEEPDSYHSGQMAVEDSDFYNFDADRMEKCFKRGQVWALYGDDDGMPRHYALVETALPGRQFRAQIRWLEHQPDGKEGKPCGAFKVGREVTVHSVNVFSHLVACEKVAREAYRVYPKKGSVWALYAGEYIDTGRPKYDFVVFLSGYSEVHGISFGYLEKVEGFRSIFTRREIGVRAVQYLREGDVGLLSHQTPARKVSKGEASTLPPGDCWELDPASLPAELLHA from the coding sequence ATGCCCGGCGACGCCTCCTCGCCGACCTCCACGGCGGCCGCGGCGCTGGCGCAGGCCGAGGCCGACCTCTCCgcgggccgcctccgcgccgcgCAGAGGCAggcccgccgcgccgcccgcctcgaCCCGGGCTCCGCAGTCGCCTCCGTCCTCCTCGCCGCCACCTCCGTCCTCCTGGCAGACGCCGGCTCCCCCCGCGCCACCCTCCTCCTCCCCGAGGACCCCAAGTCCTCCCTCGCCAGCGACCCCGACGCCATCCGGCGCCACTACAAGTCCCTCTCCAGATCCCTCCGCCCCGGCGACGGCGCCTGCTcctaccccgccgccgccgccgcggcgcagGAGGCGCTCCGCCGCGCGGCCGACGCCTACGCCGCGCTcaaggaggagcgggaggcgccgcccccgccgcccaccTTCTGGACGGCCTGCGCCGGCTGCCGCCTCCTCCACGAGTTCGACCGGCAGTACGTGGGCTTCCGCCTCACATGCCCCTCCTGCCGCCGGTCGTTCCTCGCCGCCGAGGtgccccctcctccgccgcccaagAAGCACAAGCCGGAGAAGACGCTCGCCGAGATGCAGCTCCAGCTCGCCAAGAGGAAAGGGAAAGACCAGAGGGCCGCACAGAGCTCATCCAGTGACGATTCTGACGAGCAGTCGGAACTGGAGGTGCCCGAGGAGGAGCCGGATAGCTATCACTCGGGGCAGATGGCTGTGGAGGACTCTGACTTCTACAACTTCGACGCCGACCGCATGGAGAAATGCTTCAAGAGAGGCCAGGTGTGGGCATTGTATGGGGACGACGATGGCATGCCGCGGCACTATGCGCTGGTGGAGACGGCATTGCCGGGCAGGCAGTTCCGTGCCCAGATACGGTGGCTGGAGCACCAGCCTGATGGGAAGGAGGGCAAGCCATGTGGGGCGTTCAAGGTTGGGAGAGAAGTCACGGTGCACTCGGTGAACGTCTTCTCGCATCTTGTCGCTTGCGAGAAGGTGGCGAGGGAGGCGTATCGTGTTTACCCCAAAAAGGGTTCGGTCTGGGCGCTCTATGCCGGAGAGTACATCGACACCGGGAGGCCCAAGTATGACTTTGTGGTGTTCCTCAGCGGGTACAGTGAAGTCCACGGCATCAGCTTCGGCTACCTGGAGAAGGTGGAGGGTTTCAGGAGCATCTTCACCCGCCGCGAGATTGGTGTCCGTGCCGTTCAGTACCTCCGGGAGGGCGATGTTGGGTTGCTTTCGCATCAGACACCGGCGAGGAAAGTCTCCAAGGGTGAAGCCTCGACACTGCCTCCTGGTGATTGCTGGGAGCTTGACCCTGCATCCTTGCCTGCTGAATTGCTGCACGCCTGA